In Streptomyces sp. NBC_01426, one genomic interval encodes:
- a CDS encoding MarR family winged helix-turn-helix transcriptional regulator has protein sequence MTEDNKDAVDAIAAQWYAVRPDLDTAPMAVFGRIYRITKAMGDEMERTYNRYGISRGEFDVVATLRRSGIPYTLSPRQLSATLMLTTGGMTGRLDRLEKAGLLTRSPDPHDRRGLHVTITDRGLTLIDEAVTAGLEVQRAALTGLDPQEVEVLTGLLRKLLAGTP, from the coding sequence ATGACCGAGGACAACAAGGACGCCGTCGACGCGATCGCCGCCCAGTGGTACGCCGTACGACCGGATCTCGACACCGCACCCATGGCCGTCTTCGGCCGGATCTACCGGATCACCAAGGCCATGGGCGACGAGATGGAGCGGACCTACAACCGCTACGGGATCTCCCGCGGGGAGTTCGACGTCGTCGCCACCCTGAGGCGATCCGGAATCCCGTACACCCTCTCGCCCCGGCAGCTGTCCGCGACGCTGATGCTCACCACCGGCGGCATGACGGGGCGTCTGGACAGGCTGGAGAAGGCCGGACTGCTGACCCGCAGCCCCGATCCCCATGACCGGCGCGGGCTCCACGTGACCATCACCGACCGGGGTCTGACGCTCATCGACGAGGCCGTCACCGCGGGCCTGGAGGTACAGCGCGCCGCGCTCACCGGGCTCGACCCGCAGGAGGTGGAGGTGCTCACGGGCCTGCTCAGGAAGCTGCTCGCCGGAACCCCGTGA
- a CDS encoding EamA family transporter gives MNRFATVALTALAPVSWGSTYAVATELLPPDRPLFTGVMRALPAGLLLVALSRTLPKGAWWWKSAVLGTLNIGAFFPLLFLSAYRLPGGVAAVLGAAGPLFVVGLAALLLGERARMRTVLAAVVAAFGVSMVVLTAQARLDLVGIVAGVVSSASMAAGTVMTKRWGRPEGVGPLAVTGWQLTAGGLFIIPIAALAEGAPPALDGKALLGYGYMMLINTGIAYWLWFRGIGKLTATSVTLLGPLSPLTAAVIGWAALGQALTPVQVLGMAIAFGATVAGQLAQRTPKAPGPADEAEVIPVETFSSAEKNDRNVSMDLGNGGMRR, from the coding sequence GTGAACCGCTTCGCCACCGTCGCCCTGACCGCCCTGGCCCCCGTCTCCTGGGGTTCCACCTACGCCGTCGCCACCGAACTGCTGCCGCCCGACCGGCCCCTGTTCACCGGGGTCATGCGGGCCCTGCCCGCCGGACTGCTGCTCGTCGCCCTCTCCCGGACCCTCCCCAAGGGCGCGTGGTGGTGGAAGTCGGCGGTCCTGGGCACCCTCAACATCGGCGCCTTCTTCCCGCTGCTCTTCCTCTCCGCCTACCGGCTGCCGGGCGGAGTCGCCGCCGTGCTCGGCGCCGCCGGACCGCTGTTCGTCGTCGGGCTCGCCGCGCTGCTCCTGGGGGAGCGGGCGCGGATGCGGACCGTACTCGCCGCCGTCGTCGCCGCGTTCGGGGTGAGCATGGTCGTCCTGACCGCGCAGGCCCGGCTGGACCTCGTCGGGATCGTCGCCGGAGTGGTCTCCTCCGCCTCCATGGCCGCCGGCACCGTGATGACCAAGCGCTGGGGACGCCCCGAGGGCGTCGGCCCGCTGGCCGTGACCGGCTGGCAGCTCACCGCCGGCGGCCTGTTCATCATCCCGATCGCCGCCCTCGCGGAGGGGGCGCCGCCCGCCCTCGACGGCAAGGCCCTCCTCGGCTACGGCTACATGATGCTGATCAACACCGGGATCGCGTACTGGCTCTGGTTCCGCGGCATCGGCAAGCTGACCGCCACCTCCGTCACCCTGCTCGGCCCGCTGTCCCCGCTCACCGCCGCCGTCATCGGCTGGGCCGCCCTGGGTCAGGCGCTGACCCCGGTGCAGGTGCTGGGCATGGCGATCGCCTTCGGCGCGACCGTGGCGGGGCAGCTCGCGCAGCGGACGCCCAAGGCGCCCGGACCGGCGGACGAGGCCGAGGTGATCCCCGTCGAAACGTTCAGTTCTGCTGAAAAGAACGATCGTAATGTTTCGATGGACCTGGGCAATGGCGGGATGCGACGGTAG
- a CDS encoding DMT family transporter produces MAVTDRARTVSQTRQPERPGGTGAKGAAGLGVALALVATVIWSGSFVATRGMADSVPPIQAVFWRWVIAAVAVAPFAARQAWSQRALLRAHLGYVCLATLFGVTLYNTLVHQAGLTTSASNMGMIMAASPVIMALYARLGGERLGARRVLGMLLAAFGVLLLVGDGSLGFDFTAGDLWMFGAALSFATYSALLKRKPAELGGLAFLFATFVLGALMLAPAYAVSLSVQGGFALTPAAGGMLLYVGVMSSAVAFFAWNKAVAVIGAARAGVVYYLQPVCVAGLGLLLLGERTGPAQLLCMALILGGVALGARR; encoded by the coding sequence GTGGCCGTCACGGACCGCGCCCGCACCGTTTCGCAGACCCGGCAGCCCGAGCGCCCCGGAGGCACCGGCGCGAAGGGGGCCGCCGGACTCGGCGTCGCGCTCGCCCTGGTCGCGACGGTCATCTGGTCCGGCAGCTTCGTCGCCACCCGCGGCATGGCCGACAGCGTGCCCCCGATCCAGGCCGTCTTCTGGCGCTGGGTCATCGCCGCGGTGGCCGTCGCCCCCTTCGCCGCCCGCCAGGCCTGGTCCCAGCGGGCCCTGCTCCGCGCCCACCTCGGCTACGTCTGCCTGGCCACCCTCTTCGGCGTCACCCTGTACAACACCCTCGTCCACCAGGCCGGACTGACCACCTCCGCCTCCAACATGGGCATGATCATGGCCGCTTCGCCGGTCATCATGGCCCTGTACGCCCGCCTCGGCGGCGAACGACTCGGAGCCCGCCGGGTCCTCGGGATGCTGCTGGCTGCCTTCGGGGTGCTGCTCCTCGTCGGGGACGGCTCGCTCGGCTTCGACTTCACCGCCGGCGACCTGTGGATGTTCGGCGCCGCCCTCTCCTTCGCCACCTACAGCGCCCTGCTCAAGCGCAAGCCCGCCGAACTGGGCGGACTCGCCTTCCTGTTCGCCACCTTCGTGCTCGGCGCACTGATGTTGGCGCCCGCGTACGCCGTGTCCCTGTCCGTCCAGGGCGGCTTCGCCCTCACCCCCGCCGCCGGGGGCATGCTGCTGTACGTCGGCGTGATGTCCTCCGCCGTCGCCTTCTTCGCCTGGAACAAGGCCGTCGCGGTGATCGGCGCCGCCCGCGCCGGCGTCGTGTACTACCTCCAGCCCGTCTGCGTCGCCGGCCTCGGACTGCTGCTGCTGGGCGAGCGGACCGGACCCGCCCAACTCCTCTGCATGGCGCTGATCCTGGGCGGCGTGGCCCTCGGTGCCCGGCGGTAG
- a CDS encoding LysR family transcriptional regulator: MIEWDIKKLRILRTLADRGTVTATAEALHMTPSAVSQQLTNLARQLGVPLLEAQGRRVRLTDAAHLVLRHAEAVFAQLERADADLAGYLSGDAGEVRIGAFSTAVPVLVVPAVAALRRTHPGVEVRVRETEAAESYELLSAGAVDLALSLAAHAPTARDPRFTRVTLLEDPLDVALPPDHPLAAAPAVRLADLSGDRWIYGGSGPWSQITRNACEAAGFVPEQAHSASGWTAILAMVEAGMGVALVPRMVTGRACGVAVRVLAHDRPTRHVVAALRRGSASAPALAHVLAALRAAAG; the protein is encoded by the coding sequence ATGATCGAGTGGGACATCAAGAAGCTGCGGATCCTGCGGACCCTGGCCGACCGGGGCACCGTGACCGCGACGGCCGAGGCGCTGCACATGACGCCCTCGGCCGTTTCGCAGCAGCTGACCAACCTCGCCCGGCAGTTGGGGGTCCCCCTGCTGGAGGCCCAGGGGCGCAGGGTGCGGCTCACCGACGCAGCGCACCTGGTCCTGCGGCACGCCGAGGCCGTGTTCGCCCAGCTCGAACGAGCCGACGCCGACCTGGCCGGCTACCTGTCGGGTGACGCGGGCGAGGTCCGGATCGGCGCCTTCTCCACGGCCGTGCCCGTCCTCGTCGTCCCGGCCGTCGCCGCCCTGCGCCGGACCCACCCCGGCGTGGAGGTGCGCGTCCGGGAGACCGAGGCCGCCGAATCGTACGAACTGCTGTCCGCCGGCGCCGTCGACCTGGCGCTCTCCCTCGCGGCCCACGCCCCGACCGCCCGTGACCCCCGTTTCACCCGGGTCACGCTGCTGGAGGACCCGCTGGACGTGGCCCTGCCCCCCGACCACCCGCTGGCGGCCGCGCCGGCCGTGCGGCTGGCCGACCTGTCCGGGGACCGGTGGATCTACGGGGGCAGCGGGCCCTGGTCGCAGATCACCCGCAACGCGTGCGAGGCGGCCGGGTTCGTCCCCGAACAGGCCCACTCCGCGTCGGGCTGGACGGCCATCCTCGCCATGGTCGAGGCCGGCATGGGCGTGGCGCTCGTCCCGCGCATGGTGACGGGCCGCGCCTGCGGCGTCGCCGTCCGGGTCCTGGCCCACGACCGGCCCACCCGGCACGTGGTCGCGGCCCTGAGGCGCGGCTCCGCGTCGGCGCCGGCGCTGGCCCACGTACTGGCCGCGCTCAGAGCGGCGGCGGGCTGA
- the pepN gene encoding aminopeptidase N, producing MPGTNLTREEAQQRAKLLTVDSYEIELDLSGAQEGGTYPSVTTVRFDSAEAGAETFIDLVAPAVHEVVLNGRALDVAAVFRDSRIALDHLVAGANELRVVADCAYTNTGEGLHRFVDPVDQQAYLYTQFEVPDARRVFASFEQPDLKATFRFTVTAPEGWTVVSNSPREIPEGAEAADVKDDVWRFEPTPRISSYITALIVGPYHAVHSSYEGPDGQSVPLGIYCRPSLAEFLDADAIFDVTRQGFDWFQEKFAYDYPFAKYDQLFVPEFNAGAMENAGAVTIRDQYVFRSKVTDAAYEVRAETILHELAHMWFGDLVTMEWWNDLWLNESFATYTSIACQAYAEGSKWPHAWTTFANSMKTWAYRQDQLPSTHPIMADIRDLDDVLVNFDGITYAKGASVLKQLVAYVGMDAFFKGVQAYFKAHAFGNTRLSDLLGALEETSGRDLTAWSKAWLETAGINILRPEVETDAQGVITAFAVRQEAPALPAGAKGEPVLRPHRIAVGLYDLRDGLLVRSDRIELDIDGELTAVPELVGRARPTVVLLNDDDLSYAKVRLDEISLANVTAHLGDFTESLPRALCWASAWDMTRDGELATRDYLALVLSGIGKESDIGVVQSLHRQVKLAIDLYADPAWREQGLADWTEATLEHLRAAAPGSDHQLAWARAFAATARTEGQLTYLSALLDGSAEIEGLAVDTDLRWAFLERLVTTGVLDEPAIAAELERDATAAGERHAATARAARPTAEAKAQAWASVVEGDSLPNAVQEAVIGGFVQTDQRELLAPYTEKYFAAVKEVWDTRSHEIAQQIAVGLYPALQVSEQTLTATDAWLASADPGAGLRRLVSESRSGVERALKAQAADAAAAS from the coding sequence GTGCCTGGCACGAACCTGACCCGTGAAGAGGCCCAGCAGCGAGCGAAGCTGCTGACCGTCGACTCGTACGAGATCGAACTCGATCTCAGCGGTGCGCAGGAGGGCGGCACCTACCCCTCCGTGACCACCGTGCGGTTCGACTCCGCCGAGGCGGGCGCCGAGACCTTCATCGACCTGGTCGCGCCGGCCGTGCACGAGGTCGTGCTGAACGGCAGGGCACTGGACGTGGCCGCGGTCTTCCGGGACTCCCGGATCGCGCTGGACCACCTCGTCGCCGGGGCGAACGAGCTGCGTGTCGTCGCGGACTGCGCCTACACCAACACCGGTGAGGGCCTGCACCGCTTCGTCGACCCCGTCGACCAGCAGGCCTACCTGTACACCCAGTTCGAGGTGCCGGACGCGCGGCGGGTCTTCGCCAGCTTCGAGCAGCCCGACCTGAAGGCGACGTTCCGGTTCACCGTGACGGCCCCCGAGGGCTGGACGGTCGTCTCGAACTCCCCGCGGGAGATTCCCGAGGGGGCGGAGGCCGCGGACGTCAAGGACGACGTCTGGCGCTTCGAGCCGACCCCGCGGATCTCCTCGTACATCACCGCGCTGATCGTCGGTCCGTACCACGCCGTCCACAGCTCGTACGAGGGTCCGGACGGGCAGTCGGTGCCGCTCGGCATCTACTGCCGGCCCTCGCTCGCCGAGTTCCTCGACGCGGACGCGATCTTCGACGTCACGCGGCAGGGCTTCGACTGGTTCCAGGAGAAGTTCGCGTACGACTACCCCTTCGCGAAGTACGACCAGCTCTTCGTGCCGGAGTTCAACGCGGGCGCGATGGAGAACGCGGGCGCGGTCACCATCCGCGACCAGTACGTCTTCCGCTCGAAGGTGACGGACGCGGCGTACGAGGTGCGCGCCGAGACCATCCTGCACGAGCTCGCGCACATGTGGTTCGGCGACCTGGTCACCATGGAGTGGTGGAACGACCTGTGGCTGAACGAGTCGTTCGCGACGTACACCTCGATCGCCTGCCAGGCGTACGCCGAGGGTTCGAAGTGGCCGCACGCGTGGACCACGTTCGCGAACTCCATGAAGACGTGGGCGTACCGGCAGGACCAGCTGCCGTCCACGCACCCGATCATGGCGGACATCCGTGACCTGGACGACGTGCTCGTCAACTTCGACGGGATCACGTACGCCAAGGGCGCGTCGGTGCTCAAGCAGCTCGTCGCCTACGTCGGCATGGACGCCTTCTTCAAGGGCGTGCAGGCGTACTTCAAGGCGCACGCGTTCGGGAACACGCGCCTGTCCGACCTGCTGGGCGCGCTGGAGGAGACCTCCGGCCGCGACCTGACCGCCTGGTCGAAGGCGTGGCTGGAGACCGCCGGCATCAACATCCTGCGTCCGGAGGTCGAGACCGACGCGCAGGGCGTCATCACCGCCTTCGCCGTCCGCCAGGAGGCACCCGCGCTGCCCGCCGGCGCCAAGGGCGAGCCGGTGCTGCGCCCGCACCGGATCGCGGTCGGCCTGTACGACCTGCGCGACGGCCTGCTGGTCCGCTCGGACCGGATCGAGCTGGACATCGACGGCGAACTGACGGCGGTGCCGGAGCTGGTGGGCCGCGCCCGCCCGACCGTGGTGCTGCTCAACGACGACGACCTGTCCTACGCGAAGGTCCGCCTGGACGAGATCTCGCTGGCCAACGTCACCGCGCACCTGGGCGACTTCACCGAGTCGCTGCCGCGCGCGCTGTGCTGGGCCTCGGCGTGGGACATGACGCGGGACGGCGAACTGGCCACCCGCGACTACCTGGCGCTGGTGCTGTCGGGCATCGGCAAGGAGTCGGACATCGGTGTGGTGCAGTCGCTGCACCGCCAGGTGAAGCTGGCCATCGACCTGTACGCCGACCCGGCCTGGCGCGAGCAGGGCCTGGCCGACTGGACCGAGGCCACGCTGGAGCACCTGCGTGCGGCCGCGCCGGGCAGCGACCACCAGCTGGCCTGGGCCCGTGCCTTCGCGGCGACGGCCCGGACCGAGGGACAGCTGACGTACCTGTCGGCGCTGCTGGACGGCTCCGCGGAGATCGAGGGCCTGGCGGTCGACACCGATCTGCGGTGGGCGTTCCTGGAGCGCCTGGTCACCACGGGCGTCCTCGACGAGCCGGCCATCGCGGCCGAGCTGGAGCGGGACGCCACCGCGGCGGGCGAGCGCCACGCGGCCACCGCCCGGGCGGCGCGTCCGACGGCGGAGGCCAAGGCGCAGGCATGGGCCTCGGTCGTCGAGGGCGACTCGCTGCCGAACGCGGTGCAGGAGGCGGTGATCGGCGGCTTCGTGCAGACCGACCAGCGCGAGCTCCTCGCCCCGTACACCGAGAAGTACTTCGCGGCGGTCAAGGAGGTCTGGGACACCCGGAGCCACGAGATCGCCCAGCAGATCGCGGTGGGCCTGTACCCGGCGCTCCAGGTCTCCGAGCAGACCCTGACGGCGACGGACGCCTGGCTGGCCTCGGCCGACCCGGGCGCGGGTCTGCGCCGGCTGGTCTCGGAGTCCCGCTCGGGTGTCGAGCGGGCGCTGAAGGCCCAGGCGGCGGACGCGGCCGCCGCGTCCTGA
- a CDS encoding FG-GAP repeat domain-containing protein translates to MNARTTSRRFRVLTCTALALATGMITAGQALASEPPVVPGKPSAAAQAVPQPGGAVAAPKAKTAAKTAGKAAAAVSPRLDIDGNGKDDFLLRNVWGGWSVRYDSGTTAAFPIAGEIKNVDEHKEVVPVGDLDGNGSPELLTINTLGGIQLHTATTQGSTPTGWASGGWHVFNKVAGAGDLTGDGHPDLLARTTKGQLFLYPGTGKADTTSPYADPIEVTGNQWNFVNLVTGYDFDKDGLADLIIRSSDGLLYFLPSTGKTDAPFGAAVPIGHGWQEFDQVLAQGDKDGNVRLLARKNDGGALVYTSLGNGKLDQTGVYPLEFPHFLGFAGDDSPNGAYGKKSLIARDAGGSMSAYRSSGRNRFEGPTGYYAFSQIPSSTDTLIHTSGLGTNPNGNVLKITAGGQLWALHEKGDVNLGSGWGIYNTVIGVGDLTGDGRGDLLAREKGGDLYLYPGRGTGTGFYNRLKVGSSWNSLDRITGAGDMTGDGIPDLVGRGTDGRLWLYQGTHDTAVPFAQPVQVGSGWKDMTAIVSPGDLNADGLSDLVARDSQGKLWLYTASGLTPTVPDATFEPRTALGSGWNQFTDLI, encoded by the coding sequence ATGAACGCCCGCACCACCTCTCGCCGCTTCCGCGTGCTCACCTGCACCGCCCTCGCCCTGGCCACCGGGATGATCACCGCCGGGCAGGCCCTCGCCTCCGAGCCGCCGGTCGTCCCCGGCAAGCCGTCCGCCGCGGCGCAGGCCGTCCCGCAGCCGGGTGGCGCCGTCGCCGCCCCGAAGGCCAAGACCGCCGCCAAGACCGCCGGCAAGGCCGCCGCGGCCGTCTCCCCGCGCCTGGACATCGACGGCAACGGCAAGGACGACTTCCTCCTGCGCAACGTGTGGGGCGGCTGGTCGGTGCGCTACGACTCCGGCACCACCGCCGCGTTCCCGATCGCCGGGGAGATCAAGAACGTCGACGAGCACAAGGAGGTCGTGCCGGTCGGCGACCTCGACGGGAACGGCAGCCCCGAGCTCCTGACCATCAACACCCTGGGCGGCATCCAGCTGCACACCGCGACCACGCAGGGCAGCACGCCGACCGGCTGGGCCTCCGGCGGCTGGCACGTGTTCAACAAGGTGGCGGGTGCGGGCGACCTGACCGGCGACGGCCACCCGGACCTGCTGGCCCGTACGACCAAGGGGCAGCTCTTCCTCTACCCGGGCACCGGCAAGGCGGACACGACCAGCCCGTACGCGGACCCGATCGAGGTCACGGGCAACCAGTGGAACTTCGTCAACCTCGTCACGGGCTACGACTTCGACAAGGACGGCCTGGCCGACCTGATCATCCGGTCCTCGGACGGCCTGCTGTACTTCCTGCCCTCCACCGGCAAGACCGACGCCCCGTTCGGTGCGGCCGTTCCGATCGGCCACGGCTGGCAGGAGTTCGACCAGGTCCTCGCCCAAGGCGACAAGGACGGCAACGTCCGGCTCCTGGCCCGCAAGAACGACGGCGGCGCGTTGGTCTACACGAGCCTGGGCAACGGCAAGCTGGACCAGACCGGCGTCTACCCCCTGGAGTTCCCGCACTTCCTCGGCTTCGCCGGTGACGACTCCCCGAACGGTGCCTACGGCAAGAAGAGCCTGATCGCCCGTGACGCCGGCGGCTCCATGTCGGCGTACCGCTCCAGCGGCCGCAACCGCTTCGAGGGGCCGACCGGTTACTACGCGTTCAGCCAGATCCCGAGCAGCACCGACACCCTGATCCACACCTCGGGACTCGGCACCAACCCGAACGGCAACGTCCTCAAGATCACCGCCGGTGGTCAGCTGTGGGCGCTGCACGAGAAGGGCGATGTGAACCTGGGCTCCGGCTGGGGCATCTACAACACCGTCATCGGCGTCGGCGACCTGACCGGGGACGGCCGCGGCGACCTGCTGGCCCGCGAGAAGGGCGGCGACCTGTACCTGTACCCGGGTCGCGGCACCGGCACCGGCTTCTACAACCGCCTCAAGGTCGGCAGCAGCTGGAACTCCCTGGACCGGATCACCGGGGCCGGCGACATGACCGGCGACGGCATCCCCGACCTGGTCGGCCGCGGCACCGACGGTCGCCTGTGGCTGTACCAGGGCACCCACGACACGGCCGTGCCGTTCGCGCAGCCGGTCCAGGTCGGCAGCGGTTGGAAGGACATGACCGCGATCGTCTCCCCCGGCGACCTGAACGCCGACGGCCTGTCCGACCTGGTCGCCCGCGACTCCCAGGGCAAGCTCTGGCTGTACACGGCGAGCGGCCTCACCCCGACCGTCCCCGATGCCACCTTCGAGCCCCGGACCGCCCTGGGCTCGGGCTGGAACCAGTTCACCGACCTGATCTGA
- a CDS encoding aspartate-semialdehyde dehydrogenase, which translates to MRVGIVGATGQVGGVMRGILAERKFPVDELRLFASARSAGSTLEWQGREITIEDASTADYSGLDIVLFSAGGATSKALAEKVASQGAVVIDNSSAWRKDPEVPLVVSEVNPHAIKDRPKGIIANPNCTTMAAMPVLRPLHDEAGLTALIATTYQAVSGSGVAGVAELDGQVKAVAGEATALVHDGEAVTFPEPGVYKRPIAFNVLPLAGSIVDDGSFETDEEQKLRNESRKILELPELKVSGTCVRVPVFSGHSLQVNVRFARPLSVERAYELLADAPGVELSEIPTPLQAAGKDASYVGRIRTDETAENGLALFLSNDNLRKGAALNAVQIAELVAEELRG; encoded by the coding sequence GTGAGGGTCGGAATCGTCGGAGCCACCGGACAGGTCGGCGGAGTCATGCGCGGCATCCTCGCCGAGCGCAAGTTCCCGGTGGACGAGCTGCGGCTGTTCGCCTCGGCCCGTTCGGCCGGTTCGACGCTGGAGTGGCAGGGCCGCGAGATCACCATCGAGGACGCCTCCACGGCCGACTACTCGGGCCTGGACATCGTGCTCTTCTCCGCCGGTGGCGCCACCTCCAAGGCCCTCGCCGAGAAGGTCGCCTCCCAGGGTGCCGTCGTGATCGACAACTCCTCGGCCTGGCGCAAGGACCCCGAGGTCCCCCTCGTCGTCTCCGAGGTCAACCCGCACGCGATCAAGGACCGCCCCAAGGGCATCATCGCGAACCCGAACTGCACCACCATGGCCGCGATGCCCGTGCTGCGCCCCCTGCACGACGAGGCCGGCCTGACCGCGCTGATCGCCACCACCTACCAGGCCGTCTCCGGCTCGGGCGTCGCGGGCGTCGCGGAGCTCGACGGCCAGGTCAAGGCCGTCGCGGGCGAGGCCACCGCGCTGGTGCACGACGGCGAGGCCGTGACCTTCCCCGAGCCGGGGGTCTACAAGCGTCCGATCGCCTTCAACGTGCTGCCGCTCGCGGGCTCGATCGTCGACGACGGCTCCTTCGAGACCGACGAGGAGCAGAAGCTCCGCAACGAGTCCCGCAAGATCCTCGAACTCCCGGAGCTCAAGGTCTCGGGCACCTGCGTGCGCGTGCCGGTCTTCTCCGGCCACTCGCTCCAGGTCAACGTCCGCTTCGCGCGGCCGCTGAGCGTGGAGCGCGCCTACGAGCTGCTGGCGGACGCCCCGGGCGTCGAGCTCTCCGAGATCCCGACCCCGCTCCAGGCCGCGGGCAAGGACGCCTCGTACGTGGGTCGCATCCGCACCGACGAGACGGCCGAGAACGGCCTGGCGCTGTTCCTCTCGAACGACAACCTCCGCAAGGGCGCGGCGCTGAACGCCGTCCAGATCGCGGAGCTGGTCGCCGAGGAGCTGCGCGGCTGA